In one window of Methanolobus mangrovi DNA:
- a CDS encoding molybdopterin dinucleotide binding domain-containing protein, producing MGFGQFLAAPEIKLKIVTYRDVFQNTAQESSRFGEEYEKLSAVVKLDSKDISRLSIKEDDTVIVKNGFGKVVVKAQKSGYEEEHSGIAYMVNGPWSNALVPDETGGKGVPKFKDFDVTVQGAKGEKVTGIREIF from the coding sequence ATGGGATTTGGACAATTCCTTGCTGCACCGGAAATTAAACTGAAGATAGTTACCTATAGGGACGTGTTCCAGAACACTGCCCAGGAATCCTCACGTTTTGGTGAAGAGTATGAAAAGCTTTCAGCGGTTGTCAAACTTGATTCAAAGGATATATCCAGACTTTCCATTAAAGAAGATGACACTGTAATCGTGAAGAATGGCTTTGGAAAAGTTGTTGTCAAAGCACAGAAATCAGGATACGAGGAAGAACACTCCGGGATCGCCTATATGGTGAATGGCCCGTGGTCCAATGCTCTTGTGCCTGATGAAACAGGTGGCAAGGGTGTTCCAAAATTCAAGGATTTTGATGTAACCGTGCAGGGTGCAAAGGGCGAGAAGGTTACAGGTATCCGGGAGATATTTTAG
- a CDS encoding formylmethanofuran dehydrogenase subunit B, which translates to MSSEYYVCTGCALLCDDIEVETEDGKLSKVHAACLKGVARMKGCSNPLECTVDGEKADIDSAIAKAASILKNAKNPLIFGHGNSSSEAQKVSIGLAKKTGAYIDDTSSFCQGPIIEAILQEKLKTCTLDDVRHKADVIIFWGADPSNSHPRHLSRYSYFPRGKERQRGWEEDRTAITIDIRRSSTAEICRDTRFYQIPMSADAEFMDALVSGLSSKVPKTSFDFDKKRILELANVMKKAKFGVICVGLGLVYSLEELEPLFKLMEKLNEVSNFHLIPMVGQYNMRGFNQNLFAETGSVNRLKFNGETGNTDHGAEYSVVEALKNKSVDAALIIGSDPLSSLPLSVARYLTEIPLITIDPCQNLTATRSTVTIPCALGGVEAGGTAVRMDGVEIELKKIIETDNLSDEEILTRITEAI; encoded by the coding sequence TTGAGCAGTGAATATTATGTTTGTACAGGCTGTGCTCTTCTCTGTGATGATATAGAGGTTGAAACAGAAGATGGTAAACTGAGCAAAGTGCATGCTGCATGCCTTAAAGGTGTTGCACGCATGAAAGGTTGCAGTAATCCTCTGGAATGCACAGTGGATGGAGAGAAGGCTGATATTGATTCTGCTATTGCAAAAGCTGCTTCCATACTCAAGAATGCGAAGAACCCGCTGATATTCGGTCATGGTAATTCAAGTTCAGAAGCACAAAAAGTATCCATCGGACTCGCAAAGAAGACCGGTGCGTACATTGATGATACTTCCTCATTCTGTCAGGGGCCTATAATAGAAGCGATTCTTCAGGAAAAGCTCAAGACATGCACTCTGGATGATGTCAGGCACAAGGCTGATGTTATCATTTTCTGGGGAGCTGATCCTTCCAACTCTCACCCTCGCCATCTTTCGAGATATTCATATTTCCCCCGTGGCAAGGAGCGCCAGAGGGGATGGGAAGAGGACAGGACTGCAATAACCATCGATATAAGGAGATCATCGACTGCCGAGATATGCAGAGATACCCGATTCTACCAGATACCAATGAGCGCGGATGCAGAGTTCATGGATGCTCTTGTAAGTGGTCTGTCAAGTAAAGTTCCTAAAACATCCTTTGATTTCGACAAGAAAAGGATACTGGAACTTGCAAATGTAATGAAGAAGGCAAAGTTCGGTGTTATCTGTGTCGGGCTTGGACTTGTTTATTCCCTTGAAGAACTTGAGCCCCTGTTCAAATTGATGGAAAAGCTAAATGAAGTTTCCAATTTCCATCTTATACCCATGGTTGGTCAGTACAATATGAGGGGTTTTAACCAGAACCTCTTTGCAGAAACTGGGTCTGTCAACCGTCTGAAGTTCAACGGTGAAACCGGCAATACCGACCACGGAGCTGAGTATTCAGTGGTCGAAGCTCTTAAAAACAAGTCTGTGGACGCAGCACTCATCATTGGCTCGGACCCTTTATCAAGTCTGCCACTATCTGTTGCACGCTATCTTACAGAGATTCCGCTTATAACCATTGATCCATGCCAGAACCTGACAGCAACAAGGTCAACAGTAACAATACCATGTGCACTTGGCGGAGTTGAAGCCGGTGGCACTGCTGTACGTATGGACGGTGTGGAAATCGAATTGAAAAAGATCATTGAAACTGATAATCTTTCTGATGAGGAAATACTGACAAGAATTACGGAGGCGATCTGA
- a CDS encoding (Fe-S)-binding protein: MANVMEIYQLLPKTNCKECGKATCMAFAVDLPGRKVKVDDCPPLMNEAKYKANYEKLLEMFGSVKDVTETGLIVHNEKCIGCGNCVVACPVNVANDPLGAGSGKAPTSDKVIFKVEDGVVRARNVQECRRFGDNRILCVACIDTCPTKAIEFV; encoded by the coding sequence ATGGCAAATGTGATGGAAATATACCAGTTACTCCCAAAAACGAATTGTAAGGAATGTGGGAAAGCCACATGTATGGCATTTGCTGTTGATCTTCCTGGACGTAAGGTAAAGGTGGATGATTGTCCTCCACTTATGAATGAAGCAAAATACAAAGCCAATTACGAGAAGTTATTGGAGATGTTCGGTTCCGTGAAGGATGTCACTGAAACCGGTCTGATAGTTCATAACGAGAAGTGCATCGGCTGTGGTAATTGTGTAGTTGCATGCCCTGTGAACGTAGCAAATGATCCGTTGGGTGCAGGCAGTGGAAAAGCTCCAACTTCTGACAAGGTCATCTTCAAGGTAGAAGATGGTGTTGTAAGGGCAAGGAACGTGCAGGAATGCCGTCGTTTCGGAGATAACAGGATTCTTTGTGTTGCATGTATAGATACATGTCCTACAAAGGCAATAGAGTTCGTTTGA
- a CDS encoding ferredoxin-thioredoxin reductase catalytic domain-containing protein — translation MTDLAPIMEKTHEWASKYAKKRGFILNPDEEMLHMVIEGLSRNKHEHGKQYCPCRIISGDEEQDRKIICPCVYHEHEIDEDGNCHCSLFFKV, via the coding sequence ATGACCGACCTTGCACCTATAATGGAAAAAACACATGAATGGGCTTCAAAATATGCAAAGAAGAGAGGTTTCATTCTGAATCCGGATGAAGAAATGCTTCATATGGTCATTGAGGGCCTTTCAAGGAACAAGCATGAACATGGAAAACAGTACTGTCCATGCAGAATAATAAGCGGTGATGAAGAACAGGACCGCAAGATAATCTGTCCATGTGTCTATCACGAGCATGAGATCGATGAAGATGGCAATTGCCACTGTTCTTTGTTCTTCAAAGTTTGA
- a CDS encoding cupin domain-containing protein, which yields MIITNYKDAEKKDNPHGVTVHKLYDTEHAQVMHMQLKPGDALKKHSTPVDVFFYVLEGEGIVEIGDEQQTVTRDMLIESPAKIPHRLMNESDSLFRFLVVKVPRQTEQTKMM from the coding sequence ATGATAATAACAAATTACAAAGATGCAGAGAAGAAGGACAATCCACATGGAGTGACCGTTCACAAGCTCTATGATACAGAGCATGCCCAGGTAATGCACATGCAACTAAAACCGGGTGATGCACTGAAGAAACATTCAACACCTGTTGATGTGTTCTTTTACGTCCTTGAGGGTGAGGGAATCGTAGAGATCGGTGATGAGCAGCAAACTGTCACCAGGGATATGCTTATTGAAAGTCCTGCAAAGATACCCCACAGGCTGATGAATGAAAGTGACAGTCTTTTCCGTTTTCTGGTAGTGAAGGTTCCACGCCAGACCGAGCAGACTAAAATGATGTAA
- the hcp gene encoding hydroxylamine reductase — translation MFCYQCEETLNATGCTKNGVCGKKGEVADLQDDLIYVLKSIAFYNSKARANNLNDAKTDQFILDGLFATVTNTNFSKADFEKLINEGFEIKDGIKKKLMDAKVITEKSGSSFPRWIKEKLLGASPNAGEELPIMAKVTPESLVNINTGILATENEDIRSLRELLIYGLKGMAAYAHHANVLGYKDDGVMAFIERALLATMDDDMGVDELVPMVLECGSMGVTTLALLDKANTTTYGNPEPTAVNIGVRDNPGILISGHDLRDLAQLLEQTQGTGVDVYTHGEMLPANSYPAFKKYDNFVGNYGGSWWRQKEEFEKFNGPIFMTTNCIVPPSESYINRIYTTGIVGFDGVTHINAGEDGGKDFSSIIEQAKTCKSPEQLEEGTIMGGFAHVSALSVADKIIDAVKAGQIKKFVVMAGCDGRHKERGYYTDFAEALPKDTVILTAGCAKYRYNKLDLGDIGGIPRVIDAGQCNDSYSLVVIAQALAKAFGLDDINDLPVSYNIAWYEQKAVLVLLALLSLGVKNIMLGPTLPAFVSPNVLNVLVENFNIRPNSTVEEDLKVLL, via the coding sequence ATGTTCTGTTATCAATGTGAAGAAACTTTGAACGCTACCGGCTGTACGAAAAATGGTGTATGTGGAAAGAAAGGTGAAGTTGCAGACCTTCAGGATGATCTTATCTATGTCCTGAAAAGCATTGCATTCTATAATTCAAAGGCAAGGGCAAATAATCTCAATGATGCAAAGACCGACCAGTTCATTCTTGACGGACTTTTTGCCACTGTTACAAATACCAATTTCAGCAAGGCTGACTTTGAAAAACTTATCAACGAAGGGTTTGAGATAAAGGACGGCATCAAAAAGAAACTCATGGATGCAAAGGTCATCACAGAGAAGTCCGGCTCATCCTTCCCAAGATGGATCAAGGAGAAACTCCTTGGTGCAAGTCCCAATGCAGGCGAGGAACTGCCAATAATGGCAAAGGTCACACCTGAAAGTCTCGTCAATATAAATACAGGAATACTTGCAACAGAGAACGAGGATATCCGCTCTCTCAGGGAATTGCTCATCTACGGTCTCAAAGGCATGGCAGCCTATGCTCATCACGCAAATGTCCTTGGTTACAAGGATGATGGGGTCATGGCATTTATCGAGAGGGCACTTCTGGCAACAATGGATGATGATATGGGTGTAGATGAACTGGTTCCAATGGTACTGGAATGTGGTTCAATGGGTGTCACTACCCTTGCACTGCTCGATAAAGCAAATACTACAACTTATGGAAATCCTGAGCCGACCGCAGTTAACATAGGTGTCAGGGACAATCCTGGAATACTTATCAGTGGACATGACCTTCGTGACCTTGCACAGCTTCTTGAGCAGACACAGGGCACAGGTGTCGATGTTTATACCCATGGTGAGATGCTGCCTGCAAACTCTTACCCTGCATTCAAGAAATATGATAACTTTGTTGGAAATTATGGAGGTTCATGGTGGAGGCAGAAAGAGGAATTCGAAAAGTTCAATGGTCCTATATTCATGACCACAAACTGTATAGTTCCCCCATCGGAATCCTACATAAACAGGATATATACAACAGGAATAGTCGGCTTTGACGGTGTTACTCACATCAATGCTGGTGAGGATGGCGGCAAGGACTTCTCTTCTATAATCGAGCAGGCAAAGACATGCAAATCACCTGAGCAGCTTGAAGAAGGAACCATCATGGGTGGTTTTGCACATGTATCCGCACTCTCTGTTGCTGACAAGATAATCGATGCTGTAAAAGCAGGACAGATCAAGAAGTTCGTTGTCATGGCAGGATGTGACGGAAGACACAAGGAAAGAGGCTACTACACCGACTTTGCAGAAGCTCTTCCAAAGGATACTGTTATCCTTACAGCAGGATGTGCAAAGTACCGTTACAACAAACTTGATCTCGGTGACATCGGTGGAATCCCAAGAGTAATCGATGCAGGTCAGTGTAATGACTCCTATTCACTGGTTGTCATAGCACAGGCTCTTGCAAAGGCATTCGGACTTGATGATATCAACGACCTGCCGGTATCTTACAATATAGCATGGTACGAGCAAAAGGCAGTCCTTGTCCTGCTTGCACTGCTGAGTCTCGGTGTCAAGAACATCATGCTCGGTCCTACACTGCCAGCATTTGTTTCACCAAATGTTCTCAATGTCCTGGTCGAGAACTTCAATATCAGGCCAAATTCCACAGTAGAAGAGGACCTCAAGGTCCTTCTCTAA